The following are encoded together in the Budorcas taxicolor isolate Tak-1 chromosome 4, Takin1.1, whole genome shotgun sequence genome:
- the KLRG2 gene encoding killer cell lectin-like receptor subfamily G member 2: MEGARAARGASREDRAGAELEMESLGSQVPELEQQQDSAEERRPESPENSLSLAPAKEAAGAGQDLSGGKMLPSPRPAPLRLLPPSLGHGAFRRQASTGPEPPSPDPVAAEQPRDGEMPETELIPKAALGEPAPGAWTPVELQVDVRVKSVGTAGGSRAPSPAPSTRFLTVPVPESPGFSRHASPAHTLLRRTPSPGGTWGRDTPPAAAGTERGLDAEGCARPAEGRAESPGSPMCRCRCREDAVLLPHAELDGDKKMSRIIKRVGLPMYMRSLRWALAVMAVLLAVLAMAVVALASKTGIRCRPCPQGWMWSEGHCYYLAAEAEAWETSQAFCSAHHATLPLLRHTQDFLSRHPVTKYSWVGARRGPQGWHWIDGTALPPQLLPEEDQDQPDLECGRLEGGKLVASDCASPRPWVCAKGTK, translated from the exons ATGGAGGGGGCCCGGGCGGCGCGGGGGGCGTCGAGGGAAGACCGAGCCGGAGCCGAGTTAGAAATGGAGTCCTTGGGAAGCCAGGTCCCGGAGctggagcagcagcaggactCCGCGGAGGAAAGGCGCCCTGAGAGTCCCGAGAACAGCTTGAGTCTGGCCCCCGCCAAAGAGGCGGCGGGCGCGGGCCAGGACCTGTCGGGCGGGAAGATGCTGCCCTCGCCTCGCCCCGCGCCCCTGCGATTACTGCCACCCAGCCTGGGCCATGGCGCCTTCCGCCGCCAGGCGTCGACCGGCCCGGAGCCGCCGTCTCCGGACCCCGTCGCGGCCGAGCAGCCCCGGGACGGCGAGATGCCTGAGACCGAGCTGATACCCAAGGCCGCGCTGGGTGAGCCAGCTCCGGGAGCCTGGACCCCGGTGGAACTACAGGTGGACGTGCGCGTGAAGTCTGTGGGCACGGCCGGCGGCAGCCGCGCGCCCTCGCCTGCGCCCTCCACACGCTTCCTCACCGTCCCGGTGCCCGAGTCCCCGGGCTTCTCCCGCCACGCCTCCCCCGCGCACACGCTCCTGCGGCGGACCCCGTCCCCGGGAGGCACGTGGGGCCGCGACACGCCGCCGGCCGCCGCCGGGACTGAGCGCGGCCTCGACGCCGAGGGCTGCGCCAGACCGGCGGAGGGGCGCGCAGAGTCCCCGGGCTCCCCTATGTGCCGCTGCCGCTGCCGGGAGGATGCCGTGCTCCTGCCCCACGCCGAGCTGGACGGCGACAAGAAGATGTCCCGGATCATAAAGCGCGTAG ggctGCCCATGTACATGAGGTCCCTGCGCTGGGCCCTGGCAGTCATGGCCGTGCTCCTGGCGGTGTTGGCGATGGCCGTTGTGGCCCTGGCCTCGAAAACAG GGATCAGATGCCGACCATGCCCCCAGGGCTGGATGTGGTCCGAGGGGCACTGCTACTACCTCGCTGCCGAAGCCGAGGCCTGGGAGACCAGCCAGGCTTTCTGCTCAGCCCACCACGCTACTCTCCCGCTGCTGAGACACACCCAG GATTTCCTGAGCAGACACCCGGTCACCAAGTACTCCTGGGTGGGAGCCCGACGAGGCCCCCAGGGCTGGCACTGGATCGACGGGACCGCCCTGCCACCCCAGCT GCTCCCAGAGGAAGACCAGGACCAGCCGGATCTCGAGTGCGGGCGCCTGGAGGGAGGCAAGCTGGTGGCTTCGGACTGTGCCTCCCCCAGACCCTGGGTCTGTGCCAAGGGCACCAAGTGA